A single window of Rana temporaria chromosome 1, aRanTem1.1, whole genome shotgun sequence DNA harbors:
- the LOC120936957 gene encoding tigger transposable element-derived protein 1-like, translating to MADSTKKKRKSITLDMKAKMIKLYDEGVTQAEIGRRLGYTRTTVNTVIKNREKLLAEIKSATPVNTTTIRKRDSIVADMERLLILWIENQTTRHVPVNQAIIQTKALSLFNDLKAKKGETAKDAEFSASRGWFDRFKKRSNLHNIKIQGEAAAADHKAAESYPRELAKIIQDGGYSMDQIFNVDETGLFWKKMPARTFIAIQERSMPGYKPAKDRITLLLGGNASGTLKLKPLLIYRWENPRALKNYVKTRLPVHWRANKKAWVTAALFEDWFDTCFVPEVKAYCKDNNIPFHILLLVDNAPGHPRTLDELNPNIRVQFLPPNTTSLLQPMDQCVIAAFKLNYLKRTFIKCIAAIDKEEGDGKEVLSKFWKSYNILDCIKTIRDAWNDIKETTMKRAWKKLCPQLVDDSEGCEDHVATVTENIVDMARQLELEVEPEVAELLASHTESLSNEDLLELEEEREEDVQDGVEIIDHQPEVLEILQMT from the exons ATGGCAGatagtaccaaaaaaaaacgtaaatcaaTTACTTTGGATATGAAGGCTAAAATGATTAAGTTGTATGATGAAGGTGTAACTCAAGCTGAAATAGGCCGAAGGCTAGGCTACACTCGGACTACAGTTAACACCGTcataaaaaacagagaaaaacttCTTGCAGAAATTAAGAGTGCTACACCTGTTAACACAACAACAATTCGAAAAAGAGATAGCATTGTTGCAGACATGGAGAGACTCTTAATACTTTGGATAGAAAATCAGACTACACGTCATGTTCCTGTCAACCAGGCAATTATACAAACTAAAGCCTTAAGTCTGTTCAATGACCTGAAGGCTAAGAAAGGTGAGACAGCAAAGGATGCAGAATTTTCTGCAAGCCGTGGATGGTTTGATAGGTTCAAGAAAAGGTCTAACCTACATAACATTAAAATACAAGGAGAGGCAGCTGCTGCAGATCATAAGGCTGCAGAAAGCTATCCAAGAGAGCTTGCCAAAATTATTCAAGATGGAGGCTACTCCATGGATCAGATTTTTAATGTGGATGAGACTGGTCTATTCTGGAAGAAGATGCCTGCAAGAACCTTTATCGCAATACAGGAAAGATCAATGCCAGGCTACAAGCCAGCTAAAGATAGAATAACCCTTCTGTTAGGTGGCAATGCTTCTGGTACCTTAAAGCTAAAGCCTTTGCTAATTTACAGATGGGAAAATCCAAGAGCTTTGAAGAACTATGTTAAAACTAGGCTTCCAGTGCATTGGAGAGCTAACAAAAAAGCATGGGTTACTGCAGCCCTTTTTGAAGATTGGTTTGACACCTGCTTTGTTCCAGAGGTGAAAGCCTATTGCAAGGACAACAATATCCCTTTCCACATATTGCTGCTTGTTGATAATGCCCCTGGACACCCTCGAACACTAGATGAGCTGAACCCTAACATTCGAGTGCAGTTCCTACCACCAAATACTACCTCACTACTGCAGCCAATGGATCAATGCGTCATTGCCGCCTTCAAGTTAAACTACTTAAAAAGAACATTCATTAAGTGTATTGCAGCAATAGACAAAGAAGAAGGAGACGGTAAAGAAGTCCTATCCAAATTCTGGAAAAGCTACAACATCTTGGATTGCATTAAAACTATAAGAGATGCTTGGAATGACATAAAGGAAACCACAATGAAAAGGGCCTGGAAAAAATTATGCCCACAGTTAGTTGATGATTCAGAAGGCTGTGAAGATCATGTAGCTACTGTTACTGAAAATATTGTAGATATGGCAAGGCAGTTAGAGCTGGAAGTGGAGCCAGAAGTTGCTGAACTGCTTGCGTCCCACACAGAGTCCCTCAGCAATGAAGATCTTCTAGAACttgaagaggagagagaagaagatgtGCAGGATGGGGTTGAGATCATTGATCATCAGCCTGAag TATTAGAAATATTACAAATGACTTAA